The proteins below come from a single Ahaetulla prasina isolate Xishuangbanna chromosome 16, ASM2864084v1, whole genome shotgun sequence genomic window:
- the SLC31A1 gene encoding high affinity copper uptake protein 1: MAHPDHHAHMAHMDHNVNGSAKPTMDPHAHHHPTKSPGHMHGGMMDMTFHFSYQNVPLLFSGLVINTPGEMAGAFVAIFFLAMFYEGLKIGRESLLRKSQVSIRYNSMPLPGPNGTVLMETHKTVGQQMLSVPHLFQTVLHIIQVVVSYFLMLIFMTYNAYLCIAVAAGAGAGYFFFSWKKAVVVDITEHCH; this comes from the exons ATGGCCCATCCTGACCACCACGCCCATATGGCCCACATGGACCACAACGTGAATGGCTCAGCAAAGCCCACCATGGATCCTCACGCCCACCATCACCCCACGAAAAGCCCTGGGCACATGCACGGCGGAATGATG gATATGACTTTTCACTTCAGCTATCAAAACGTTCCCTTGCTATTTTCTGGACTTGTCATCAATACACCTGGAg aAATGGCTGGAGCATTTGTGGCTATTTTCTTCCTAGCCATGTTCTACGAGGGCTTGAAGATCGGACGGGAAAGTCTCCTCCGGAAGTCGCAAGTCAGCATCCGTTACAACTCCATGCCTCTCCCGGGGCCCAACGGCACCGTCTTGATGGAGACACACAAAACGGTTGG CCAACAGATGCTGAGCGTCCCTCACCTCTTCCAGACCGTCCTCCACATCATCCAAGTCGTGGTCAGCTACTTCCTGATGCTCATCTTCATGACGTACAACGCTTATCTCTGCATCGCCGTGGCCGCCGGCGCTGGCGCGGGCTACTTCTTCTTCAGCTGGAAGAAAGCCGTTGTGGTCGACATTACGGAGCATTGCCATTAA
- the CDC26 gene encoding anaphase-promoting complex subunit CDC26: MLRRKPTRLELKLDDIEEFEGARKELETHKKQREEVDMVATNDGEGALALNPDHKSWEQVIHDRIGYKPQPKPSNRSSQFGNFEF, from the exons ATGCTGCGGAGGAAGCCGACCCGGCTGGAGCTGAAGCTGGACGACATCGAGGAGTTCGAGGGGGCCCGCAAGGAGCTGGAg ACGCATAAAAAGCAGCGTGAAGAGGTGGACATGGTGGCAACCAATGACGGCGAAGGAGCCCTGGCATTGAACCCCGATCACAAGAGCTGGGAGCAGGTGATTCACGACCGGATCGGCTACAAACCGCAGCCTAAACCCAGCAACCGTTCGTCGCAGTTTGGGAATTTCGAATTCTAG
- the PRPF4 gene encoding U4/U6 small nuclear ribonucleoprotein Prp4 — MALPRGSTGSHQNPRERLRFRTLDTGTKTKASDDGDAPPAKKAPIFYGSLEEKERERILKGESGMMGKEAVKAAIEAGNINISTGEVFDLEDHISERQAEVLAEFERRKRARQINVSTDDSEVKACLRALGEPITLFGEGPAERRERLRNILSVVGPDALKKTKKDDEKSKKSKEEYQQTWYHEGPTTLKTARLWIANYSLPRAVKRLDEARWFKEVPEATRTSQKQELHKSLRSLNNFCSQIGDDRPISFCHFSSNSKFLATACWSGLCKIWSVPDCKLILTLRGHNTNVGAIVFHPKATISLDKKDVNLASCAADGSVKLWSLESDEPVADIEGHTVRVARVTWHPSGRFLGTTCYDHSWRLWDLEAQEEILHQEGHSKGVYDIAFHGDGSLAGTGGLDAFGRVWDLRTGRCIMFLEGHLKEIYGVSFSPNGYHIATGSGDNTCKVWDLRQRRCIYTIPAHQNLITGVKFEPNHGNFLLTGAYDNTAKVWTHPGWSPLKTLAGHEGKVMGLDISMDGQLIATCSYDRTFKLWMAE, encoded by the exons ATGGCTTTGCCGAGGGGCTCCACG GGAAGTCACCAAAATCCACGCGAGAGGCTCCGTTTTCGCACTCTTGACACT GGGACAAAAACGAAGGCGTCCGATGATGGAGATGCCCCTCCTGCTAAGAAAGCCCCCATTTTCTACGGGAGCCTGGAGGAGAAAGAGCGCGAACGGATCCTGAAGGGGGAGTCGGGGATGATGGGCAAAGAAGCTGTCAAAGCAGCCATTGAGGCTGGCAACATCAATATCTCCACCG GGGAAGTTTTTGACCTGGAAGACCACATCAGTGAACGTCAAGCAGAAGTCCTGGCCGAATTTGAGCGGCGGAAGCGGGCGAGGCAAATCAACGTTTCCACGGATGACTCCGAAGTCAAGGCCTGCTTACGAGCGCTCGGAGAACCCATAACGCTGTTCGGGGAAGGGCCAgcggaaaggagagagag GCTACGGAATATCCTCTCGGTCGTTGGTCCCGACGCCTtgaagaaaaccaagaaagacgATGAGAAATCTAAGAAGTCCAAAGAAGAG TATCAGCAAACTTGGTACCACGAAGGGCCAACCACCTTGAAGACGGCGAGGCTCTGGATCGCAAACTACTCCCTTCCCCG GGCAGTGAAgcgcctggacgaagcccgatGGTTTAAGGAGGTCCCCGAAGCCACACGAACATCCCAAAAACAAGAGCTTCACAAATCTTTAAGG TCTCTGAATAACTTCTGCAGCCAAATTGGGGACGACCGTCCTATTTCCTTTTGTCACTTCAGTTCCAACTCCAAATTCTTGGCCACAGCCTGTTG GAGCGGCCTCTGCAAGATATGGTCAGTGCCAGACTGCAAACTCATCCTCACTTTGCGAG GGCATAACACCAACGTTGGCGCCATCGTCTTCCACCCCAAAGCCACCATCTCATTGGACAAGAAGGACGTCAATCTGGCGTCTTGCGCTGCCGACGGCTCTGTCAAGCTGTGGAGTCTGGAAAG CGACGAACCAGTGGCTGATATAGAAGGTCACACGGTGAGAGTGGCTCGGGTCACTTGGCATCCCTCTGGCAGATTTTTGGGCACCACATG CTATGACCATTCCTGGCGTTTGTGGGACCTGGAAGCCCAAGAGGAGATTCTCCACCAGGAAGGACACAGCAAAGGAGTCTACGACATCGCCTTCCATGGGGATGGCTCCTTAGCCGGCACCGG tggtTTGGATGCCTTTGGCCGCGTCTGGGACCTGCGCACCGGACGTTGCATCATGTTCTTGGAAGGTCATCTCAAAGAGATCTACGGGGTCAGCTTTTCCCCGAACGG GTATCACATCGCCACTGGCAGTGGAGACAACACCTGCAAAGTTTGGGACCTTCGCCAGAGGAGGTGCATTTACACCATCCCCGCCCATCAGAATCTGATCACCGGAGTGAAATTCGAAC ccaaTCACGGCAACTTCCTGCTGACCGGAGCCTACGACAACACGGCCAAGGTGTGGACCCACCCGGGTTGGTCTCCCTTGAAGACCTTAGCCGGACACGAGGGCAAAGTGATGGGCTTGGACATCTCCATGGACGGGCAGCTGATCGCCACCTGCTCCTACGACCGGACCTTCAAGCTATGGATGGCAGAATAA
- the RNF183 gene encoding E3 ubiquitin-protein ligase RNF183, which produces MAKNVDQEPSLVAECPVCWNAYDNVFRTPKLLRCGHSFCIECLAHLSLIAATQNQLPCPLCRSLTLLPANQQVTELPTNLPLLHKLGLEPNHIILEGRQLCLKEQRKTRYFLRQPRVYTLDLGVDSELGTQPYPESPQPATVASTPTGPRRSLFRECIRNPHLRIFTYLMVIILSVTLLLVFSVFWTKNFFPGLG; this is translated from the coding sequence ATGGCCAAAAACGTAGACCAGGAGCCAAGCTTGGTTGCCGAATGCCCGGTTTGCTGGAACGCTTACGATAACGTTTTCCGGACCCCCAAACTCCTACGATGCGGCCATTCCTTTTGCATCGAGTGCCTGGCGCACCTAAGCCTGATCGCCGCCACCCAGAACCAGCTGCCTTGCCCTCTTTGCCGCTCTCTGACCTTGCTGCCGGCCAACCAGCAGGTGACCGAACTGCCCACCAACCTCCCCCTCTTGCACAAACTGGGCCTGGAGCCCAACCACATCATCCTCGAAGGGCGGCAACTGTGCCTTAAGGAGCAGCGCAAGACCAGGTATTTCCTACGGCAACCCAGAGTCTACACCCTGGACCTGGGCGTAGACTCTGAACTCGGCACCCAGCCTTACCCCGAGAGCCCCCAGCCGGCGACGGTGGCCAGCACTCCCACCGGTCCTCGGCGTTCCCTTTTCCGAGAATGCATCCGGAACCCGCACCTTCGGATCTTCACGTACTTGATGGTCATTATCTTAAGCGTGACTTTGCTACTCGTCTTCTCCGTCTTCTGGACGAAAAACTTCTTCCCAGGTTTGGGATGA